TTGTAGGCTTCAAAAGTCACTatatggacttaagcaagctCCAATAGTttcaaatgagatgttcatTAGCTTTTTACTAGCATTAGAGTTCAAAGCTTCTCAAGCTGATCCATCTCTGTTTGTCCAGCATGCAATCTTTAAAAGGCATTGTTGTACTGCTtctttatgtggatgatgtgaTTCTAACTGGTAGTTTTTCTCAGTTAATATCATATTTGATTACAGAACTTACtacaaaatttgaaatgaacGACTTGGGTACACTACACTATTCTCTTGGCTTACAAATCAGTAATACACCAGAAAAGGTTGTTTGTTGATTGACAGAGTTGACTTGTAGGATTGTAAACCATGCGATACTCCATGTCTACCATATAACAGGTTACTTAAAGATGATGGTAAACCATATCATTGCCTTATTCAATATAGGAGTGTAGTTGGAGCACTTCAGTATCTCACATCCACAATGCCTACCATAGCATTTTCTGTGAATCAAGCTTGCCACTTCATGCATAACCTTATGGAATCTCATGTCATTGCAGTAAAGAGGATTCTCAAATACCTCAAGGGCACTTCCACTTATGGTATTCATTTTAAACCACATCATGTGCATTTACAATCATATAGTGATATAGATTAGGCTGGTGACCCAAATGATAGAAGATCAACCTCAGAGGTTGTGGTATTTCTTGGTTCGAATCCTATTTCATGGGCATCAAAGAAGCAGCACGCTGTTTCACAATCTTcaacagaggctgaatataggTCCTTTGCAATCATAGTTGTAGAAATTGCTTCGATTAGGCAGTTGTTCTGTGACCTATATGTTTCTCTTTTTCTACCACCAATGATCCACTGTGATAATGTCTCAGCTATTGCTTTATCCTTTAATCCCGTGTTTCATGATAAGTCCAAACACATTGAGACAAATTATCACCTTGTCAGAGAAAGAGTCACTAGAGGAGATCTTCATGTGCATCATGTTTATTATGTAGATCATTCAACTGATATACTCACTAAAGGACTGTATGCATCCTTGTTTCAACAATACTATGGCAATCTCATGCTTAGTTCCCTCAAGCATGAAGACAAAGCTAAGGATCTAAGTCAAGATATATCAAGGGTCTAGCTATTGCCACTCGTCAATAGATAAAGTAGGTAGTTATAAGGATTGTTAAAAAGTTGTTATAAGTTGTTAAAAGTGGCTAAGGAAGTTAGGAGAGAATATTATCCATAGACTTAGCTTCTATTACAAGTTGTGTAAGAAAGCAAAATATATAGCTGATGTGTAAGATTACTTCGTcataaaaaaatacattttattCTTCCAAACTCTTGAGCTCTCCTTTCTTTGCAATCTCTACGTATTTGTCTTCAATTTCTCCAAGCTTTTCTTCAATCTTCACATCTAAGACACCAAACcatagaaaaatatataattaaacatGGCAAGTTTGGTATACATTGTAAGTTCATTCTCTAACATGATAACATCTTTTGCAGTCTATTAGTTGTCTAATTTGGTATAGAGAGCCTTGTTTACAAGTACTTCTTACTTTGATTCCAGTTCGTCATTTCTTTGAACCTTTTTAGGTGCAAAGCTGCAATGTAAGTCCGTTTCCAataagaatttgaatttgaacttTTTAGGAAAGTTTGTGTTTCCACTTGCAATAAGAATTTCCTTTtatatatcatttttctttgtgaggaaaaaaaaaaaaaaaaagtttaggaTGGAGGGGAGGCTACCCCACATCTCAAGTTTGGGCATACTATAAGCATTTTTGAGGATTTACAAATGAAGTCttagccatttttttttttttaatgatttgcTTACAATTAACACTATGATTTAGCTATATTTCTCTTATTTTGGAGAAGTCTAAGATTTGAATTCCATGAATGATGAATGTCATACCAAAGTATTCTGGTTGGCGCCTTAGTGTAATATAGATATTTTACTGATCCTATTTTTCCATGTTTCCCTTGTTAATTAGAATTTTCGAGTAAATTAATTTGGATATTTAATTGGGtttgtaattctttttattATCTGGATTTGATACAATCATAACCTATTTGTCTTTATTTTCACTTGGACGGTTTTTCTCTTGACTTTTCTTATCATATAATATAACACAACTATTTCGATATATAACAGGTATAAGATTATTATTTATGTCTAATACAAGCAGACGAACAAGCCAGGCCACTTTTATTATCCGACTATCTCAGAAAACAGAATCATATGTATTGAATTAAACAGaagaaaaacttttttttttctttctatgtcTCTCATTTTGAAGGAAATTAGAATGGATAAGTTTCTTGAGCAATCCATTTTCTATTTTCAAGTTCGACACAATTGTTCTttatttcttccttcaacataTTATGCATTTTAATCTGGAAACAAGACAATGGCTGAGAGTTAAAAATTAGAGGAGTATACATCAAATATGAGCATTTGTGTTGGGCTTAAAGCCCAGTATACTGATAGGGCTCTGGCCCAAATTGAACGCAGCCCAATCTTTGTAGAAAAGTTTACTGCCGCACTAATATTGTCTTAAATCTTAATACCATCCACAATATCTTTATCAGAAATAAATACTCATTTCTTGATCCTTACAACTTCACAATCCAATCGAtgagtaatatatatatatatatatatatatatagagagagagagagagagagagagagagagaaaagtatAAACAAAGCAGCCATTACTCGGCCATTTTACCCTCCCAAGCTGTAAGAGATGGAATACTTTGTTCATAACTAAAAAAGTTTCCTGGATCTACTGCAGTCTTCACTTGTACCAATCTGTCAAAATTCCCATTGAAGTATTTTCTCCCCCAAACCCTAGCTTCTGAGTAGCTTGCATTGCCATTTCCATTTGTACCCAAGTCAACATCTCTATAATTCAGATATGAACACCTTGGTGACTTTGAGACATAAGGAGTCATAAACTCATAAAGCCTTCTTATCAGATCAATATTTCTGTCTGCAGCCTCCACACCCTCTTCTTTCCAATTCACCGAGTACTGGATTTTGTACACATTTCCTGCTCTATGTGGAAACGGGGTTTCGAGCTCCGAAATTTCGCTCATTTTTCCTCCATAGGGATTGAATGTTAGCACTGGCTTTTTCAGTTCCATCATTTTGTTCCAAAGTCCTTCAAGACCTGCCTTTGACATTGGCTCTTGGACATAATCAGATTTCTTCTTCAGAAACttttttgatttttcttgtcTTTCAAGCAACACATCAGTGGGAGTTCCAATTGCGTAATTAGACCAATACAAAACCGATTCGATCCAGCTCATTTCGGAATAATCCTCATCCTTCAAACCCAATTGGGGTAAGCTCTCATCCATCAAAGCATGAAGCCTTTCTGCATTTCCTAGAAACAATGCCACAAATTTGGCTTTCACTGTCTGATGTCCCTTCTTATTCACTGGCATCACAACCACCCTAATGAAAAGGTCTTCATGAATTCTATGAGCAACATATTGCCACCGATGAACAATGTCGGTGGCGCCTTGTTCTAAAGTCCTCTCGACTCTAAAAACAGTGACAATTTCCGGGACGGAAACCAATTTGATTTTCCAAGAAACAATCACACCAAAGCTAGCTCCGCCTCCACCTCTAATAGCCCAAAAAAGGTCTTCTCCCATTGACTGTCTATCTAAGATTCTTCCATTAACATCAACAATTAAAGCATCAATTATATTATCAACAGAAAGGCCATACTTTCTCATCATATTACCATATCCGCCTCCGCTCAAGTGCCCTCCAACCCCAACAGTCGGGCAAACACCAGCTGGGAAGCCATGGATCTTGCTCTGTTCTGCAACTCTGTAATAAACTTCACCGAGTGTCGCACCAGACTCAACCCAAGCACTCTCATCTTCTATGTCGATACTTATAGATCGAAGACTGAACATGTCGATGATGATGAACGGAAGTTCAGACACATAAGAGAGCCCATCATAGTCGTGACCCCCACTGCGGATTCTCACTTGCAGGGCATggattttggagcaaaagattGAAGCTTGGATGTGGGAAAAGTTTGTCGGGGCGACTATGAATAAGGGTTTTGAGGTTTGGGGGTCTGTGAAGCGAAGGTTTCTGATGTATGAATTTAAGATGGATGTGTATGAAGGGTTGGTGGGGAAATACGTGACTGCAGAGATTGGTGGGGAGGAATCTTGGGAAAAATTGGAAAGGCATTGGAGGAAGGTGTCTTGGGTTGGATTTGGATCTGAAGCTGCCATTGAAACCtggagaagaaggaagaaccCAAGGGGTAAAACTGCCGAAATGGCTCGAGTTTCCATGAAATCTCCTGTATTAcattcaacaacaaaacaacacaCTTACCTTCTTACAGGTATTTCCCTATATACTCGCCCGTATCTCGCTCACCAAACAACCTCCTGTTCTCCTAACAGATTATTCTAACACACATCCCACAATTTCTAACAGTCTTGTCAATTAACTAGCCATCTTGGCCTTACATTTGGACAAACCCGATGATGCCACTTGGCATCCTAACAATTCTCACTTGCGTTCTGTCAGATTGAATACCATGTGTCTGCTTAACAACTAAGCAATAATAAAAGGAAGTAGGAAGGAAGTTTCTGCTTGAAAAGGTGGTTGATTGATAATTGAAGAGAGATAAATTGGAGAGGCACGCAAGATTCTAAGAAAGACTTGTATGGCACGGACGCCACATGACCGACATgcattagttttttttcttatatatatattttcttgtatTATTGGCACGGAATATTATTATGACATTAAATTTGTGCTATACAAGTTGACCGTGCAAGCAAATTCCTTCATCTGTTGCTCCAAGTCACCCAAACAACGGAGATGCATGCTTTCGGTCCCACACGGGCTCATTTtggtggatttggatcctctcctgaacTAATAGAAAAGATTCTCCTGATCCATCAttatggaccgttggatttttatccaacggctacaattattataactttaaaggtaccccttatttgtagccgttggataaaaattcaatGGGTCAAGAGGATCccctccattagctcaggagaggatccaaatcccatttTGGTGAACTCAAATGCACAGGGTCTCTTGCTTGTATCTGTTACTGCTTCCCATCATCCTATAATCGAAGACATATACAAAGAAGGATCATATTTAGATTCTCATTCATGAGAACTTTATATACTTACTTTTTTATTTGACCTAATCAACAAAAATGTcccacattttttgtttttcaaagcGCAAGGAGAATTAATAATATACCTATTACtttttaaaacaacaaaatatgtgaaaacaaattaaaaagtgGGTACTCACTATTATCCTACAAAGAGACCCTTGCATTTGGATCTCGACTTGCCCCACTTTGGTGAGCCCAATACAAATTCCATTGTTTGTATTTCGGCCGACGGGTGATGTCGAGAGGATTGAAGAATTTCTTCCACCTCttaacaaaaggaaaaataatttcTAAAGTAAATTGCGATTTACTTACGAAATATTGAGTAATACTACATTTACCATTTATTTATATCATCTATATAACAGAGGtaggaaaagagaagaaaagaatagTTATATGGATTGGGACTTCATAACAAGAAATATATGGTTGTGATTGTTTATTAGTTAGTTTTCATTTCTGAGTTCTTGTAGATGGCGTTTCTGTTAAGCTACTTTTTGTATTAGCTTCTGGTGTGATCCTACTTTACAGTGATTGAATATAACGATCTTTTATTGTTTAGCCTCTATTTCTCCAAAAAGAATTGTTGTAACTTTATTTGTTGTAACTTCGTTAGTACAGCTTATCTGGATCGTTAATTATACTGGCTAATAGTGATGGTCTTGCGTGTGTTGAATTTACTCTAccaaaaaagaatgaaaactagagaagtaagagaagagaaagaaagaaaacaagagaaaaaaaaaaaagaacgatTATATAATTCATGGAAGCAACGTCAAGGTCCCTCTATGTCGTAGTTTCTCTAATCTCAACAAAATCTTCATCTTTTATTTCTATATCTGCAAAATACCAAAAACAGCTCCCTCTGCTTCTCTTTCATAGTTCCATGGATTTATTAGTTGGAATACTTTGTTCATTTCTGAAAAAATTGTCAGGATCCACTGCTGTCTTAATACGCACTAATCTTTTAAAATTACCCTTGAAGTACTTAGTTCCATACACATTTGCTTCAGTGTATGCACCTTTTAAATTCGTACCAACGTCAAGGTCACGATAGTTGTAAAAAGCCTCCCTTGGATTCTTGGACACATGAGGAGTCATTGCTTCAAAAAGTTTTTTCATCAAACGCAAGTACTTTTTGGTGGCCTCAACCCCTTCCTCCTTCCAGTTAACTGAGTACTGAATCTTGAATAGGTTGCCTGCTCTATGAGGAAATGGAGTAGCTGTCTCAGGAATCTCACTCATTTTTCCTCCATAAGGATTCCACAGCATCATAACTTCTCCAATCTCAATCATCACCTTCCACAAGGCTTCCAAATCCGTCTTTGAAATTGGTTCTTTCACGTAATCGGATTTGCGCTTCAAGAACACTTTTCCCGAGCTGGGGAACCTGTTGAGCAGAACATCTGGAGGAGTGGTTCCATTTCTGTAGTCAGCCCAAAACAAAACTGATTGAATCCAACTCATCTCTATGCAATCTTTTTTCTGCAAACCCAATTGAGGAAGGCTTTGGCTCATCAGCTTCAAAAGTCTATCGGAGTTCcccaaaaacaaggaaacaaaagaaaccTCAATTGTTCGATTGACTGGTTTATGAACGGCTCTTATGAAGAGATCATTATCTAGCTTATCAGCAACCTGTTGCCATTTCACAAGAATGTCTGTTGCACCTTCTGCCAATGTTTTTTTGACATCAAACACCGTTACCATGGCAGGAACCCGGACCAGCTTGATTTTCCAAGCAAGAATGACCCCAAAACTTGATCCACCACCTCCTCTAATGGCCCAAAATAGATCTTCCCGCATTGATTTTCTATCAAGAATTGTACCATTTACATTTACTATTTTTGCATCAACAATGTTATCAGAGGAAAGCCCATATTTTCTCATCATGTTACCATAACCACCTCCTGTGAAATGCCCACCAGCACCAATTGTAGGACAGACCCCAGCAGGGAAGGCATGGTACTTGCTTTTCTTAAAAAttgcataaaaaatttcaccaagTATAGCCCCAGATTGAACCCATGCACTTTCATCTGCCAAATCAACGTTGATGGACCGAAGAGTAAACATGTCAAGAAGGATGAAATCTTTTGCGTCTCTGGATACATAGGAGACGCCTTCATAGTCATGTCCGCCACTTCTAATTCTAATTTCCAAGCCAAGGGTTTTGGCACATATGACTGTGGCTTGAACATGGGATTCGTGCTTGGCTGCAATAATCACCATAGGCTTCGGGATTATGGGATCCATAAATCTGAGATTTCTCACATATGACTGCAGAATAGAAGAAAAAGAGGCACTTTTGGGGGTGAAAAGTGCCTCAGAGATTGGATTTGAGGAATGAGAATGATTTGAAAGGCATTGGAGAAAATTGTATTCAACTGAGGATGAATTGATAGATGACACTGAAATCAAACTAAAGATTGGAAATGCTGCACATAATAGTATTACATATTCTAAGGCCTTCATCTTTTAATGAGTTTTTATGTTTCTGATTCTCTAAAGAGAAGAGTGCCTTTAAAGAGGAGGAAGCGATGACAATGGTAATTAAGGAATTGAAGTTAGTTTAATAATGGTT
This genomic stretch from Pyrus communis chromosome 2, drPyrComm1.1, whole genome shotgun sequence harbors:
- the LOC137725993 gene encoding berberine bridge enzyme-like 8 is translated as METRAISAVLPLGFFLLLQVSMAASDPNPTQDTFLQCLSNFSQDSSPPISAVTYFPTNPSYTSILNSYIRNLRFTDPQTSKPLFIVAPTNFSHIQASIFCSKIHALQVRIRSGGHDYDGLSYVSELPFIIIDMFSLRSISIDIEDESAWVESGATLGEVYYRVAEQSKIHGFPAGVCPTVGVGGHLSGGGYGNMMRKYGLSVDNIIDALIVDVNGRILDRQSMGEDLFWAIRGGGGASFGVIVSWKIKLVSVPEIVTVFRVERTLEQGATDIVHRWQYVAHRIHEDLFIRVVVMPVNKKGHQTVKAKFVALFLGNAERLHALMDESLPQLGLKDEDYSEMSWIESVLYWSNYAIGTPTDVLLERQEKSKKFLKKKSDYVQEPMSKAGLEGLWNKMMELKKPVLTFNPYGGKMSEISELETPFPHRAGNVYKIQYSVNWKEEGVEAADRNIDLIRRLYEFMTPYVSKSPRCSYLNYRDVDLGTNGNGNASYSEARVWGRKYFNGNFDRLVQVKTAVDPGNFFSYEQSIPSLTAWEGKMAE
- the LOC137721556 gene encoding berberine bridge enzyme-like 14, coding for MKALEYVILLCAAFPIFSLISVSSINSSSVEYNFLQCLSNHSHSSNPISEALFTPKSASFSSILQSYVRNLRFMDPIIPKPMVIIAAKHESHVQATVICAKTLGLEIRIRSGGHDYEGVSYVSRDAKDFILLDMFTLRSINVDLADESAWVQSGAILGEIFYAIFKKSKYHAFPAGVCPTIGAGGHFTGGGYGNMMRKYGLSSDNIVDAKIVNVNGTILDRKSMREDLFWAIRGGGGSSFGVILAWKIKLVRVPAMVTVFDVKKTLAEGATDILVKWQQVADKLDNDLFIRAVHKPVNRTIEVSFVSLFLGNSDRLLKLMSQSLPQLGLQKKDCIEMSWIQSVLFWADYRNGTTPPDVLLNRFPSSGKVFLKRKSDYVKEPISKTDLEALWKVMIEIGEVMMLWNPYGGKMSEIPETATPFPHRAGNLFKIQYSVNWKEEGVEATKKYLRLMKKLFEAMTPHVSKNPREAFYNYRDLDVGTNLKGAYTEANVYGTKYFKGNFKRLVRIKTAVDPDNFFRNEQSIPTNKSMEL